The following proteins are encoded in a genomic region of Reichenbachiella sp.:
- the nuoH gene encoding NADH-quinone oxidoreductase subunit NuoH encodes MIAFLFYLPFLLVFVLLAVYAERKVSAFMQDRLGPMVAGKYGILQTFADVLKMLQKEDIITKSADKVLFILAPLVIFTAIFAGFAVLPLTSDITGSQVETGIYFLMAVISLDVIGILMAGWGSNSKFSLFGSLRAVAQIVSYEIPLGLSILCVVMVTQTLNLQEMSIQQGLLNTENTYGGFLAWNVMRYPMLWIVFLIYFIASLAESNRTPFDLPESESELIGGFHTEYSGFRWAIIMLGEYGMMLLVSLVAVILFFGSWNTPLPNMGAVKLADWTSGTHGTLLGDALGIFWLIGKAMVLVFVQMWVRWTYPRVRVDQMMALSWKYLTPIGLFMVFVCGIWKLWIG; translated from the coding sequence ATGATAGCATTTTTATTCTATCTCCCATTTCTGTTGGTATTTGTGCTTTTGGCGGTGTATGCCGAACGCAAGGTGTCTGCCTTTATGCAAGATCGACTAGGGCCGATGGTGGCGGGTAAATATGGTATTCTGCAAACATTCGCAGATGTATTGAAGATGCTTCAAAAAGAAGATATCATCACCAAATCTGCGGATAAAGTGCTATTCATATTAGCACCCTTGGTTATTTTCACAGCGATTTTCGCGGGTTTTGCTGTGTTGCCACTTACCTCAGACATTACTGGCTCGCAGGTAGAAACAGGGATTTATTTCTTAATGGCAGTCATTTCGTTGGATGTCATTGGCATCCTGATGGCTGGCTGGGGATCGAATAGCAAGTTTTCGCTTTTTGGATCTCTTAGAGCTGTCGCTCAAATTGTGTCTTATGAAATCCCATTGGGTCTTTCAATACTATGTGTGGTCATGGTTACACAAACCCTAAATCTGCAAGAGATGTCCATCCAGCAGGGATTGCTCAATACTGAAAATACTTATGGCGGATTCCTGGCTTGGAACGTTATGCGTTATCCCATGCTCTGGATTGTTTTCTTGATTTACTTCATCGCTTCATTGGCAGAATCGAATCGTACGCCTTTCGATTTACCGGAATCAGAATCTGAACTGATCGGCGGTTTTCATACTGAATATTCAGGTTTTAGATGGGCGATCATTATGCTAGGCGAATACGGTATGATGCTTCTGGTTTCACTGGTGGCCGTCATTCTGTTCTTTGGAAGTTGGAATACACCATTACCGAATATGGGCGCAGTGAAATTAGCAGATTGGACGTCTGGCACGCATGGCACCCTTTTAGGCGATGCTTTGGGGATATTCTGGTTAATCGGAAAAGCTATGGTCTTGGTATTTGTGCAAATGTGGGTGCGCTGGACTTACCCTCGTGTGAGAGTAGATCAGATGATGGCTTTGAGCTGGAAGTACCTGACACCGATCGGGCTGTTTATGGTATTTGTGTGTGGGATTTGGAAATTGTGGATAGGCTAA
- the nuoK gene encoding NADH-quinone oxidoreductase subunit NuoK, with translation MVPIEHYIIFSALLLSIGLVIILIKRSVIMILAGVELILNAANINLIAFSQNDPNLTGQMMTLFVIVVAVAESAVALAIVYQIFRHQGVSDVDQLNELKG, from the coding sequence ATGGTACCGATTGAGCATTATATCATATTTAGCGCCCTGCTATTGTCGATTGGGCTTGTGATCATCCTGATCAAAAGGAGTGTGATCATGATTCTCGCTGGTGTGGAGTTGATCCTCAATGCCGCCAATATCAACTTGATCGCTTTCTCGCAAAACGACCCGAATCTGACTGGTCAGATGATGACATTATTCGTGATTGTGGTAGCAGTGGCTGAATCGGCCGTGGCACTGGCGATCGTCTATCAGATATTCAGACATCAGGGCGTATCCGATGTCGACCAACTCAACGAACTCAAAGGGTGA
- a CDS encoding NADH-quinone oxidoreductase subunit J, with the protein MEGLNVIAFYILAGFSVFSALGILFAKNVVHAVFMLVLVFLGIAGVFIISNAEFVGVTQIMIYIGGVLILMMFGIMLSHRIDGNRLETQNRNVVVGSLIGLGLLGVLLYPIQGGFPLYNFEKGAEIGLNVTEQIGVHLMTTELIALEVTAVLLLMALVGAAYIAGHNLKKKHGTD; encoded by the coding sequence ATGGAGGGATTGAACGTCATCGCATTTTATATCCTGGCCGGATTCTCCGTGTTTTCTGCCTTAGGGATTCTTTTTGCCAAAAACGTGGTGCATGCGGTATTTATGCTGGTGCTGGTGTTTTTGGGCATTGCGGGAGTATTCATTATTTCTAATGCGGAGTTTGTGGGTGTGACCCAGATCATGATTTATATAGGCGGTGTCTTGATCTTGATGATGTTTGGTATTATGCTCTCGCATCGGATTGATGGCAATAGATTAGAAACTCAAAACCGCAATGTGGTGGTTGGGAGTTTGATTGGTTTGGGTCTGTTGGGCGTGCTGTTGTATCCCATCCAAGGTGGCTTTCCATTATACAATTTTGAGAAGGGCGCAGAAATCGGATTGAATGTAACCGAGCAGATCGGTGTACACCTGATGACCACCGAACTGATTGCGCTGGAAGTAACTGCTGTGCTGCTCCTGATGGCGCTGGTAGGGGCGGCCTATATCGCTGGCCACAACTTAAAAAAGAAACATGGTACCGATTGA
- a CDS encoding 4Fe-4S binding protein, translated as MKQYFKNIIQTTASLAYGLKITMRHFWQARTSRTPVGVEDKTYFEQKDGIVTLQYPFEQLPVPDTGRYQLNNEIDDCIVCDKCAKVCPVNCIDIEPVRAVDEIGKTSDGTSKRIYAAKFDIDMSKCCFCGLCTVVCPTECLTMTKDYDFSVFDLKEHNFEFGEMSPELVAEKKAEFEAHQAEKEKAKAAAAAAKADTATSGETSEKPKTGGFKPKVKMGKPAVKKIEDGSPKSEAADAKPARPAFKPKVKPAVKKAEDGSQKSEAENTKPNAQSSKPVFKPKVKPVVKKQEDSGVDVSKSEDKPKAAKPVFKPKVKTVVKKTEDGSQKSEGSKPKAQSPRPVFRPKIKPKKKD; from the coding sequence TTGAAACAATATTTTAAAAATATCATCCAAACCACTGCATCTCTGGCTTATGGCCTGAAGATCACCATGCGCCATTTCTGGCAAGCAAGGACTTCGCGTACGCCCGTGGGAGTAGAGGACAAAACCTATTTCGAGCAAAAGGATGGGATTGTGACTTTGCAATATCCTTTTGAGCAGTTGCCTGTGCCTGACACCGGCCGGTACCAGCTGAACAATGAAATCGATGATTGTATTGTCTGTGACAAATGTGCCAAAGTTTGCCCGGTAAACTGTATCGATATAGAGCCGGTACGTGCCGTAGATGAAATCGGCAAAACCTCAGACGGTACGTCTAAAAGAATTTATGCGGCTAAGTTCGACATCGACATGTCGAAATGTTGCTTCTGTGGACTCTGCACGGTGGTTTGCCCTACGGAGTGTCTCACCATGACCAAGGATTACGACTTCAGTGTATTCGATCTGAAAGAGCACAACTTTGAGTTTGGTGAAATGAGTCCTGAATTGGTAGCTGAGAAAAAAGCTGAATTCGAAGCGCATCAGGCTGAAAAGGAAAAAGCAAAAGCAGCAGCGGCTGCAGCAAAAGCAGATACTGCGACTTCAGGTGAGACTAGCGAAAAGCCTAAAACTGGCGGGTTTAAACCAAAAGTGAAAATGGGTAAGCCGGCAGTGAAGAAGATAGAAGATGGAAGTCCGAAGTCGGAAGCAGCGGATGCCAAGCCAGCAAGGCCAGCTTTCAAGCCGAAAGTAAAACCTGCTGTGAAGAAGGCAGAAGACGGAAGTCAGAAGTCGGAAGCTGAGAATACTAAGCCTAACGCCCAAAGTTCAAAGCCAGTCTTTAAGCCGAAGGTGAAACCAGTGGTGAAGAAGCAGGAAGACTCAGGAGTGGACGTTTCAAAGTCGGAGGATAAACCAAAAGCTGCGAAACCTGTCTTCAAACCTAAGGTAAAGACGGTAGTGAAGAAGACAGAAGACGGAAGTCAGAAGTCGGAAGGTTCAAAGCCTAAAGCCCAAAGCCCAAGGCCAGTTTTTCGACCTAAGATCAAACCCAAGAAGAAAGATTAA
- a CDS encoding pyridoxal-phosphate dependent enzyme: MKFHNSIIDTIGDTPLVKLNSVAKGVKGTILVKLEYFNPGNSMKDRMALKMIEDAEKSGVLKPGGTIIEGTSGNTGMGLALAAISKGYKCIFTLADKQSPEKMDILRAVGAEVHVCPTNVEPEDPRSYYSVAKKLNEEIPNSFYPNQYDNLSNALAHYESTGPEIWRDTEGKITHYAAGVGTGGSMCGVAKYLKEQSQDVVTVGIDTYGSVFKKYKETGQFDENEVYPYLTEGIGEDILPKNVDFSLIDHFVKVTDKDGALMTRRLAKEEGMFVGWSCGSAVHGAIEYAKENLKEDDVMVIIMPDHGTRYLGKIYNDNWMQDHGFTETGSFATARDIVAGKNGQGELFTVESAAKIGEVIATMNEHGIDQAPVVKDDQFVGSISDAKILKAVIENPSLKDQPIAEIMDASFKFIALDNTVDVMSKILDKDTKALLVRDDNNKVHILTQTDLLVSLTK, from the coding sequence ATGAAATTCCATAACTCAATCATTGATACAATCGGTGACACTCCTCTGGTAAAGTTGAATAGTGTGGCTAAAGGTGTAAAGGGAACCATTTTAGTCAAGTTAGAATACTTTAATCCTGGCAATTCCATGAAAGATAGAATGGCGCTCAAGATGATTGAAGATGCTGAGAAAAGTGGGGTCTTAAAGCCGGGAGGTACGATCATTGAAGGTACTTCTGGAAATACCGGAATGGGTTTGGCATTAGCTGCAATATCCAAAGGCTACAAGTGTATATTCACTTTGGCTGACAAACAAAGCCCCGAAAAAATGGATATTTTGAGAGCTGTTGGAGCAGAAGTACATGTATGTCCTACCAATGTGGAGCCTGAAGATCCACGTTCCTATTATTCGGTAGCCAAAAAATTGAATGAAGAAATCCCAAATTCCTTCTATCCTAATCAATATGACAACCTTTCCAATGCGCTAGCACATTACGAAAGTACTGGACCAGAAATCTGGAGAGATACTGAGGGAAAAATTACGCACTATGCGGCCGGTGTAGGAACTGGCGGTTCTATGTGCGGAGTTGCTAAATACCTCAAAGAACAAAGCCAGGACGTGGTAACGGTGGGTATCGATACGTACGGATCTGTGTTCAAGAAATATAAAGAGACGGGACAATTCGATGAGAATGAAGTTTATCCTTACTTGACTGAGGGCATCGGTGAAGACATCTTGCCAAAAAACGTAGACTTTAGTCTGATCGATCACTTTGTGAAAGTGACGGATAAGGACGGTGCTTTGATGACCAGAAGATTGGCCAAAGAAGAAGGAATGTTCGTGGGTTGGTCTTGTGGTTCTGCAGTACACGGTGCTATAGAATACGCCAAAGAAAACCTGAAAGAAGATGATGTGATGGTGATTATCATGCCTGATCATGGTACCAGATATCTCGGAAAAATTTACAACGATAACTGGATGCAAGACCATGGTTTCACCGAAACGGGAAGTTTTGCCACGGCTAGAGATATAGTAGCTGGCAAAAATGGTCAAGGTGAATTGTTTACAGTTGAAAGTGCCGCCAAAATTGGTGAAGTGATTGCCACTATGAACGAGCATGGTATCGACCAAGCTCCGGTGGTAAAAGATGACCAGTTTGTAGGTAGTATCTCAGATGCCAAAATCCTCAAGGCGGTAATTGAAAATCCTTCACTTAAGGATCAGCCAATTGCTGAAATCATGGATGCCTCATTCAAATTTATTGCCTTAGACAACACCGTGGATGTGATGTCCAAAATTCTGGATAAAGACACCAAAGCATTATTGGTCAGGGACGACAATAACAAAGTCCATATTTTGACACAGACTGATTTGTTGGTTAGTTTGACTAAGTAA
- the murI gene encoding glutamate racemase, whose translation MDKNAPIGIFDSGVGGLTVAQAVKNLLPEEDMIYFGDSAHLPYGDKSAATIQAYSIKITDILLQRGCKVILIACNSASAAAFDLIKAYVGSKAHVINVIDPVIEHLKEGVSRKKVGLIGTLQTVNSKVFETKIKNESIDVEFSALATPLLVPMIEEGFIHNSVSQEIIANYLSDPSLAHIDALILGCTHYPIIKEDIKEFYKSKVELVDSANIVARSLKQQLKALNLLSDKTNGNDQFLVSDYTPAFEKAARLFFNKEIHLEKYPLWE comes from the coding sequence TTGGACAAAAACGCACCCATTGGAATTTTTGATAGCGGCGTAGGGGGACTTACCGTTGCACAGGCAGTGAAAAATTTGCTTCCCGAAGAAGATATGATCTACTTCGGAGACAGTGCGCATTTGCCGTATGGCGATAAATCTGCAGCCACCATCCAGGCCTATTCTATCAAGATTACAGACATATTATTGCAACGTGGATGCAAGGTAATTCTGATTGCATGCAATTCAGCATCGGCTGCAGCCTTCGATTTGATCAAAGCTTATGTAGGCAGCAAGGCGCACGTGATTAATGTGATTGACCCCGTGATTGAACATTTGAAGGAAGGGGTGTCTAGAAAAAAAGTGGGTTTGATTGGCACGCTTCAGACGGTCAATTCAAAAGTCTTTGAGACTAAAATCAAAAATGAAAGTATAGATGTTGAGTTTAGTGCTTTGGCTACACCTTTGTTAGTACCTATGATCGAAGAAGGTTTTATACATAATTCGGTCAGCCAAGAGATTATTGCCAACTATCTCAGTGATCCGTCGTTAGCCCATATCGATGCGTTGATTTTAGGATGTACACATTATCCTATCATCAAAGAAGACATAAAAGAATTTTACAAAAGCAAGGTAGAATTAGTTGATTCTGCTAATATTGTAGCTCGAAGCTTAAAACAGCAATTAAAGGCCCTGAATTTACTAAGCGACAAGACAAATGGCAATGACCAATTTCTCGTATCAGACTATACCCCAGCTTTTGAAAAAGCAGCGCGCCTTTTCTTCAACAAGGAAATTCACCTTGAGAAGTACCCTCTCTGGGAGTAA
- a CDS encoding glycosyltransferase family A protein: MKNKLPIIVSLTSIQSKLDRASLTIQSILDQSVKADRVVLWLSEEAHLADDGIQEIPNSLKELVDKGLEIRWTKNIGAYRKLIPTAKLMNHESCLIVTAADDVLYPSNWLRGLKEEYYKNEGCVICYQGRIMDKAASWSKWTAGKKLKPYQQWIKTNEVTDKSKLGPNIELFPDGKGGVLYPSDRLHEEIFNKSVYLKMAPTDEDIWFKTITMMTDTKVKCIENTYNLPETEQTINSRFFGLLKSDSNDQLIHQLLERYQLI, encoded by the coding sequence ATGAAAAATAAACTACCCATCATAGTAAGCCTCACTTCCATTCAATCCAAATTGGATAGGGCAAGTTTAACCATCCAATCAATTCTTGATCAAAGCGTAAAGGCGGATAGAGTGGTGCTTTGGCTGTCAGAAGAAGCTCATTTAGCAGATGACGGCATTCAGGAGATACCTAATTCACTAAAAGAACTGGTGGACAAAGGGCTTGAAATTCGATGGACCAAAAACATTGGTGCCTATAGGAAATTAATTCCAACTGCCAAACTGATGAATCATGAAAGTTGTTTGATCGTAACAGCGGCAGATGATGTGCTGTACCCAAGTAATTGGCTGCGAGGCTTAAAAGAGGAGTATTACAAAAATGAAGGCTGTGTCATCTGCTATCAGGGCAGAATCATGGACAAAGCAGCATCGTGGAGCAAATGGACCGCGGGAAAGAAATTGAAGCCTTATCAGCAGTGGATAAAAACAAATGAGGTTACTGACAAAAGTAAACTAGGACCAAATATTGAACTTTTCCCAGATGGAAAGGGAGGGGTGTTATATCCAAGTGATAGATTGCATGAGGAGATATTCAACAAATCCGTGTATTTGAAAATGGCTCCAACTGATGAGGACATCTGGTTCAAAACCATCACCATGATGACAGACACGAAAGTAAAGTGTATTGAAAATACTTACAATTTGCCTGAAACAGAACAAACTATCAATTCTCGTTTTTTCGGTTTATTAAAATCTGATAGCAACGATCAATTGATTCACCAGCTGTTGGAGAGATATCAACTGATTTAG
- a CDS encoding Tex family protein — MSQKHISLIATEHNVPVSGVAAVVALLDEGATVPFISRYRKEQTGSLDEVAVAYIKDRISKLRDLDKRREAILKSIDEQGKMTDQLKKKIEGALTMTELEDIYLPYKPKRKTRGSMAKEKGLEPLAKSIFDQGLGDPEELALKYIDEEKGVKDAEEALQGARDIIAEWVSEDAEVRAGLRKLFLDKAVIKSTVMKGKEQEGQKYKDYFEWEEPLKKCPSHRLLAMRRGEKEMILSLDIFPDENDANFLLEKKIITGQNANVAQVKMALKDAYKRLLKPSMETETRVSSKKTADDEAIQVFSENLRQLLLSPALGQKNIMALDPGFRTGCKVVCLDKQGKLLEFEAIFPHEPQRRTAEAAATVKHMVDKHNIEAIAIGNGTASRESESFIRSIGLSANVIIAMVSESGASIYSASEVAREEFPDQDLTVRGAVSIGRRMMDPLAELVKIDAKSIGVGQYQHDVDQNSLKHSLDDVVESCVNGVGVELNTASKQLLTYVSGLGPQLADNIVKFRNENGPFKNREALKKVPRMGDKAFEQAAGFLRIRESNNVLDASAVHPERYATVEKMATDLNSTVTDLVKDSSVRAKIDPKKYVTDEVGLPTLKDIMDELAKPGRDPREQYEAFSFQEGVNEIKDLKVGMKLPGIVTNITKFGAFVDVGVHQDGLVHVSQLSDSFVSDPAAVVKLQQQVQVTVTEINAAQKRISLSMKSDPFGKPKKKFERKQEAKQEVQGDLQSKLAMLKGKFNS; from the coding sequence TATTGGATGAAGGAGCGACCGTTCCCTTTATCTCTAGATATAGAAAAGAGCAAACCGGAAGTTTGGACGAAGTGGCTGTAGCCTATATCAAAGACCGTATTAGCAAGTTGCGTGATTTGGATAAGCGAAGAGAAGCGATTCTAAAATCAATTGATGAGCAGGGTAAGATGACAGATCAGTTGAAAAAGAAAATTGAAGGGGCATTGACAATGACCGAATTGGAGGATATCTACCTTCCCTACAAGCCCAAAAGAAAGACGCGTGGCTCTATGGCAAAGGAGAAAGGCTTGGAGCCATTGGCGAAATCCATTTTCGATCAGGGGTTAGGCGATCCTGAGGAATTGGCGCTAAAGTATATCGATGAGGAGAAGGGCGTGAAAGATGCAGAAGAGGCACTGCAAGGAGCCAGAGATATTATCGCCGAATGGGTAAGCGAAGATGCAGAAGTACGAGCTGGCTTGAGAAAACTCTTCTTGGATAAAGCAGTGATCAAGTCGACGGTCATGAAAGGCAAAGAACAAGAGGGACAGAAATACAAGGATTACTTTGAGTGGGAAGAACCATTGAAAAAATGCCCGTCTCACAGACTATTAGCTATGAGACGTGGTGAAAAAGAAATGATCTTGTCATTGGATATATTCCCAGATGAGAACGATGCCAATTTCCTATTAGAGAAAAAGATTATCACAGGCCAAAACGCCAATGTAGCGCAAGTAAAAATGGCGCTAAAAGATGCTTACAAGCGATTGTTAAAACCGTCCATGGAGACGGAAACCAGAGTATCGTCTAAGAAAACCGCTGATGATGAAGCGATTCAAGTATTCTCAGAAAATTTGAGGCAGTTGTTATTATCGCCAGCATTAGGGCAGAAAAATATCATGGCCCTAGATCCTGGATTTAGAACCGGTTGTAAGGTAGTGTGCCTGGACAAGCAAGGTAAGTTGCTTGAGTTCGAAGCGATATTTCCTCATGAACCGCAAAGAAGAACTGCCGAAGCTGCGGCTACTGTAAAACACATGGTAGATAAACATAACATAGAAGCCATTGCCATAGGCAACGGAACGGCCAGTCGCGAGTCTGAGAGTTTTATTAGATCCATTGGATTGTCAGCCAATGTTATCATAGCCATGGTCAGTGAAAGTGGTGCGTCGATCTATTCAGCTTCTGAAGTAGCGAGAGAGGAATTCCCAGATCAAGACTTGACAGTGAGAGGAGCCGTGTCGATTGGAAGGAGAATGATGGATCCATTGGCTGAATTGGTGAAAATTGATGCAAAATCAATAGGAGTAGGGCAATATCAGCACGACGTAGATCAAAATTCATTGAAGCATTCGCTGGATGATGTGGTAGAAAGTTGTGTGAATGGGGTGGGCGTAGAATTGAATACGGCAAGTAAACAATTGTTGACTTATGTTTCTGGATTGGGTCCGCAGTTGGCTGACAACATTGTGAAGTTTAGAAACGAAAACGGCCCATTCAAAAATAGAGAAGCACTGAAAAAAGTCCCTCGAATGGGCGACAAGGCTTTTGAACAAGCAGCTGGTTTCTTAAGGATTAGAGAAAGTAATAATGTGTTGGACGCAAGTGCCGTACACCCGGAGCGATATGCCACAGTGGAGAAGATGGCCACGGATCTCAACAGTACGGTGACTGATTTGGTAAAGGATTCATCCGTAAGAGCGAAAATTGATCCGAAGAAATATGTTACGGATGAAGTAGGATTGCCTACACTGAAAGATATTATGGATGAATTGGCCAAGCCGGGCCGTGATCCCCGTGAGCAATACGAAGCATTCAGTTTCCAGGAAGGTGTCAATGAAATTAAGGATTTAAAAGTCGGAATGAAACTACCTGGTATTGTTACCAACATCACCAAGTTTGGTGCATTCGTAGATGTAGGTGTACATCAGGATGGTTTGGTACACGTCAGTCAGTTGTCAGATTCTTTCGTCAGCGATCCGGCAGCTGTGGTCAAATTGCAGCAGCAAGTGCAAGTCACCGTTACTGAAATCAATGCGGCTCAGAAGAGAATTTCACTATCAATGAAATCGGATCCATTTGGCAAGCCCAAAAAGAAATTTGAGCGAAAGCAAGAGGCTAAACAAGAGGTGCAGGGAGATCTGCAATCCAAATTGGCCATGCTCAAGGGGAAATTTAATAGCTAA
- a CDS encoding PKD domain-containing protein, with the protein MKILTLGVRLLALVAMLIFIQSCDLEDLTDKDDDDDKEVFFVGSLPSKFTGGWYDDTGNLTFDIGSEDSEHYIGISPGIYYVYDEYQIIDDVYKVIGTPDSGSDKTFYIKESDTIGEIEISQVSATSGFANYTDTAPVTVSAPVANFSASDQTIEEGESVTFTNTSTGDGSYSWVFEGGSPSSSSSENPTVTYNTPGKYDVKLTVTNSAGTDIETKTDHITVTATSVMRGFAWCGSSTTASYTPSTGYSYNSEGGAITVTRSTTGSYAVKFGGMAMTNGHVQAALYGGSEGAVRVLSWSNSGNDLVANIRTFDKDANLADRAFNIYVTGTGFEGAYLYADQETAGSYTPNTAKSYNSSGSAPTISSPSVGTYTVTIPGVGAGNLGNVQVTAASTVSAIAKIKEWTISGSDLKVEVRTYHSGTGALKDAEFNLLYTKNLTDIKGGYCWADLESSTSTYTPFRNGNTGSGNITSKKTSTGTYEVIVPNQAGSGNTILTTTYGDNNYKAVVGGWSTQGSDLRVTVYTYNSSGVATDAEFSFFTIYKD; encoded by the coding sequence ATGAAAATCTTAACCCTAGGAGTAAGGCTGTTAGCATTAGTTGCAATGCTAATTTTTATCCAATCTTGTGATCTTGAAGATTTAACGGATAAGGATGATGATGATGACAAAGAAGTATTTTTTGTAGGTAGTCTACCTTCAAAATTCACCGGTGGTTGGTATGATGATACCGGTAATCTTACGTTTGATATTGGGTCTGAAGATTCTGAACATTATATAGGCATAAGCCCTGGAATCTATTATGTCTATGACGAATATCAGATTATAGATGATGTATATAAAGTAATAGGAACGCCTGATTCAGGAAGCGATAAGACTTTTTACATAAAAGAGTCTGATACTATTGGGGAAATTGAAATTAGTCAGGTAAGCGCAACATCAGGTTTTGCTAATTATACTGATACAGCCCCTGTGACAGTGTCTGCACCAGTGGCTAACTTTTCTGCTTCCGACCAAACCATTGAAGAAGGCGAGTCGGTTACGTTTACCAATACATCTACTGGTGATGGCTCTTATTCATGGGTTTTTGAAGGTGGGAGTCCAAGTAGTTCATCTAGTGAGAACCCAACGGTGACCTATAATACGCCGGGCAAATATGATGTTAAACTAACAGTAACAAACAGTGCAGGAACCGATATAGAAACTAAGACAGATCACATTACAGTGACTGCAACTTCCGTAATGAGAGGTTTTGCCTGGTGTGGAAGCTCTACAACAGCTAGCTATACACCAAGTACAGGTTATTCCTATAATTCTGAAGGAGGAGCTATTACTGTAACCAGATCTACTACTGGTTCTTATGCAGTGAAATTCGGAGGTATGGCCATGACCAATGGGCATGTACAAGCGGCCCTTTATGGTGGTAGTGAAGGTGCAGTAAGAGTATTGAGTTGGTCCAATTCTGGGAATGATCTTGTAGCTAACATTCGAACTTTTGACAAGGATGCTAATCTGGCTGATCGGGCATTTAATATATATGTGACTGGTACAGGGTTTGAAGGAGCATATTTATATGCAGATCAGGAAACTGCAGGAAGCTACACACCAAATACAGCTAAGTCTTACAATAGTAGTGGGAGTGCCCCTACTATAAGTAGTCCTTCGGTAGGTACATACACAGTAACCATTCCTGGTGTAGGAGCTGGTAACTTAGGAAATGTGCAGGTCACAGCTGCTAGTACTGTTAGCGCAATTGCCAAGATCAAAGAATGGACTATTAGTGGGAGTGATTTAAAAGTAGAAGTTAGAACCTATCATTCCGGTACTGGAGCATTAAAGGATGCCGAATTTAATTTGCTTTACACAAAAAATCTAACGGATATCAAGGGAGGTTACTGCTGGGCCGATTTAGAGTCTTCTACATCAACTTACACACCTTTTAGAAATGGTAATACAGGTTCCGGAAATATCACGTCTAAAAAAACTAGTACAGGTACTTATGAGGTGATTGTACCCAACCAAGCAGGTAGCGGCAATACTATTTTGACTACCACGTATGGAGATAATAACTATAAGGCTGTCGTAGGTGGCTGGAGTACTCAAGGCTCGGATTTGAGGGTAACTGTATATACCTATAACAGCAGTGGTGTAGCCACGGATGCAGAATTCTCCTTCTTTACTATTTATAAAGACTAA